A window from Plasmodium gaboni strain SY75 chromosome 9, whole genome shotgun sequence encodes these proteins:
- a CDS encoding putative GINS complex subunit Psf3: MNEEILKNIKVNNNFLEFEEIIKDINTPFNFIDLVEIPCVPVVDLYGLSLLNNEAYLEYKSGLREDKLNADDEIKLTLFFAVKLYKKNIIRIKFPSYYDIIETLKFDPVSVTIGLFNQFYFETAYELCNLLPINEWPSTNFYDILRKAEKTRIHFLINNKTKLNSYFLEGLTNKEKKIYKYFLEGTSKEREKLNKETTLFHFYEKEKC; encoded by the coding sequence atgaatgaagaaatattgaagaatataaaagtgaataacaattttttagaatttgaagaaataataaaagatataaatacaccttttaattttattgATTTAGTTGAAATTCCATGTGTACCTGTTGTGGATTTATATGGGTTGtcattattaaataatgaagCATACTTAGAATATAAAAGTGGATTAAGAGAAGATAAATTAAATGCGGATGATGAAATAAAGttaacattattttttgctgtaaaattatataaaaagaatataataagaatCAAATTTCCTTCttattatgatattataGAAACATTAAAATTTGATCCAGTATCTGTAACGATAGGTTTATTTAATCAGTTTTATTTTGAAACAGCCTACGAATTATGTAATTTATTGCCTATCAATGAATGGCCTTCTAcaaatttttatgatattttaAGAAAAGCTGAAAAAACAAgaattcattttttaattaataataaaaccAAATTAAATTCTTATTTCTTAGAAGGTCTCacaaataaagaaaaaaaaatctatAAGTATTTTCTCGAAGGAACATCTAAAGAAAGAGAAAAACTCAACAAGGAGACGACcttatttcatttttatgaaaaGGAGAAATGTTAA